The Anopheles merus strain MAF chromosome 2L, AmerM5.1, whole genome shotgun sequence genome has a segment encoding these proteins:
- the LOC121592493 gene encoding growth/differentiation factor 8-like isoform X2 codes for MLIQMYLHLFRSFSLTNTQIPYIEIEFRDAPKKRIKRNLSLNCDENANETRCCRYPLTVDFEKFGWDWIIAPKRYEAWYCAGECMISFLPKYEHTHVMQLSTSAIPCCSPKKMNSIRLLYFDMSYNVIYSTIPNMVVEKCSCS; via the coding sequence ATGCTCATTCAAATGTATTTACACTTGTTTCGTTCATTTTccctcacaaacacacagatacCGTACATCGAGATCGAGTTCCGCGATGCGCCGAAGAAGCGCATCAAGcgcaacctctcgctcaactGTGACGAGAATGCGAACGAGACGCGCTGCTGCCGGTACCCGCTGACGGTGGACTTTGAGAAGTTTGGCTGGGATTGGATCATTGCGCCGAAGCGCTACGAAGCGTGGTACTGTGCCGGTGAGTGCATGATCAGCTTCCTGCCCAAGTACGAACACACGCACGTGATGCAGCTCAGCACCTCGGCCATACCGTGCTGCTCGCCGAAGAAGATGAACTCGATCCGGCTGCTGTACTTTGACATGAGCTACAACGTGATCTACAGCACCATACCGAACATGGTGGTGGAAAAGTGCAGTTGTTCCTGA
- the LOC121592493 gene encoding growth/differentiation factor 8-like isoform X1: protein MEFCNKESKDRALHIFKIIAGLYSNFQLHFFTGSSPNCQIAKLPNTKVQHIQTINYQQTVCHRKSCLPMLIQMYLHLFRSFSLTNTQIPYIEIEFRDAPKKRIKRNLSLNCDENANETRCCRYPLTVDFEKFGWDWIIAPKRYEAWYCAGECMISFLPKYEHTHVMQLSTSAIPCCSPKKMNSIRLLYFDMSYNVIYSTIPNMVVEKCSCS from the exons ATGGAATTTTGTAACAAAGAATCAAAGGATCGTG CTCTACACATCTTTAAAATAATTGCTGGTTTGTACTCCAACTTTCAGCTGCATTTTTTTACAGGTAGTTCACCAAATTGCCAAATTGCCAAATTGCCAAATACCAAAGTTCAACATATTCAAACGATCAACTATCAACAAACCGTTTGCCATCGAAAAAGCTGTCTGCCCATGCTCATTCAAATGTATTTACACTTGTTTCGTTCATTTTccctcacaaacacacagatacCGTACATCGAGATCGAGTTCCGCGATGCGCCGAAGAAGCGCATCAAGcgcaacctctcgctcaactGTGACGAGAATGCGAACGAGACGCGCTGCTGCCGGTACCCGCTGACGGTGGACTTTGAGAAGTTTGGCTGGGATTGGATCATTGCGCCGAAGCGCTACGAAGCGTGGTACTGTGCCGGTGAGTGCATGATCAGCTTCCTGCCCAAGTACGAACACACGCACGTGATGCAGCTCAGCACCTCGGCCATACCGTGCTGCTCGCCGAAGAAGATGAACTCGATCCGGCTGCTGTACTTTGACATGAGCTACAACGTGATCTACAGCACCATACCGAACATGGTGGTGGAAAAGTGCAGTTGTTCCTGA